In a single window of the Ignavibacteria bacterium genome:
- a CDS encoding DUF2569 domain-containing protein, translating to MENGNKVKKEINTRTLGGWLIAIQVFIIVNAISWVGNLQMYYKLLGEKDQLIKQKPAEDASLLNIFIYFELAASLVFAFLCFVVFYFFYKRNNRFPLILTIYLIAEVIIEAISYIIFGHLSNNPALMLQKLGFSVVIAVAIIVYLKRSERVKQTFIF from the coding sequence ATGGAAAATGGAAATAAAGTAAAAAAAGAGATCAATACCCGTACGCTTGGCGGATGGCTGATAGCCATCCAGGTATTCATTATAGTTAATGCTATCAGCTGGGTTGGCAACCTGCAGATGTATTACAAGCTGCTTGGTGAAAAAGACCAGCTCATAAAACAAAAACCTGCAGAAGATGCTTCACTGCTTAATATTTTTATTTATTTTGAGCTTGCTGCGAGTTTGGTTTTCGCGTTTTTATGTTTTGTAGTTTTCTATTTCTTCTATAAAAGAAATAACAGGTTTCCGCTTATACTTACAATTTATCTTATTGCCGAAGTGATAATTGAAGCCATATCCTACATTATATTCGGACACCTGTCAAATAATCCGGCACTGATGCTGCAGAAGCTTGGATTCAGTGTGGTTATTGCAGTGGCAATTATTGTGTATCTGAAACGTTCTGAAAGGGTTAAGCAAACGTTTATATTTTAA
- a CDS encoding T9SS type A sorting domain-containing protein: MKLLLTSIISIFIFAITINSQPISWVEQNSGVTTQLTSVSIVNDNHAWVCGYAGRVLRTTNGGANWVSVNAAPIPGTLDLHTIYAIDSVTAIVGGSGSSSFLFRTTNGGTNWTQVFTETGGFINSVQFGNSFAGYMVGDPVGGRWSMWGTTTGGVTWDSATFYLPQAGSEAGWNNSFFFDVTAGLWFGTNNTRVYKTLTLTSWQTQSTTTQLNSYAIWFNNALFGMTGGTAVLITTNGGTNWVSPPAALPGTANLSGITGFGLQWVVTRQAAEIYMTTNNGLSWTTSYTAPAGTYRHIGKNRVNNLIYYGVRSNGGISKGTLVTGIEPVSNTIPAEFELKQNYPNPFNPNTVIEFSIPKNAFVKLAVYDALGREVNSLLNDNLKAGEYKISFSAADMASGTYYYKLISGDVVETKKMILVK, encoded by the coding sequence ATGAAATTATTACTTACATCAATCATTTCAATTTTTATATTTGCAATAACTATCAATTCACAGCCAATCAGCTGGGTTGAACAAAACAGCGGCGTTACAACACAGTTAACTTCAGTATCAATTGTAAATGATAATCATGCCTGGGTATGCGGCTACGCCGGCAGGGTGCTTCGCACCACAAACGGCGGCGCTAACTGGGTCAGCGTAAACGCTGCGCCTATCCCGGGTACACTGGATCTCCACACAATTTATGCTATTGATTCCGTTACTGCTATAGTCGGCGGCTCCGGCAGCTCCTCATTTCTTTTCCGCACAACAAACGGTGGAACCAATTGGACACAGGTATTTACCGAAACAGGCGGATTTATAAATTCCGTGCAATTTGGCAACAGCTTCGCCGGGTATATGGTTGGTGATCCTGTTGGCGGAAGGTGGTCTATGTGGGGTACTACAACCGGCGGTGTTACATGGGATTCAGCTACATTCTACCTGCCGCAGGCAGGCAGTGAAGCAGGGTGGAATAACTCATTTTTCTTCGATGTTACAGCAGGGCTATGGTTCGGTACAAATAATACCAGGGTTTATAAAACTTTGACTTTAACAAGCTGGCAAACTCAGTCAACTACAACCCAGCTTAATTCATATGCAATTTGGTTCAATAATGCATTATTCGGTATGACAGGCGGAACAGCGGTTCTGATAACAACCAATGGCGGTACTAACTGGGTTTCACCGCCTGCTGCATTGCCCGGAACAGCTAATCTTTCCGGTATTACAGGGTTCGGACTCCAATGGGTCGTAACAAGGCAGGCTGCTGAAATTTATATGACTACCAATAACGGGTTATCATGGACAACAAGCTATACAGCGCCGGCTGGCACTTACAGGCATATTGGCAAAAACAGGGTTAACAATTTGATCTATTATGGCGTAAGATCTAACGGTGGAATTTCAAAAGGCACTTTAGTTACAGGCATAGAACCTGTTTCTAATACTATCCCGGCTGAATTTGAGCTTAAACAGAATTATCCTAACCCGTTTAACCCTAATACTGTAATTGAATTTTCAATTCCCAAAAATGCATTTGTAAAGCTTGCAGTTTACGATGCCCTTGGCAGGGAAGTTAATTCATTACTCAACGATAATCTCAAAGCAGGTGAATATAAAATCAGCTTCAGTGCAGCCGATATGGCAAGCGGTACATATTACTATAAGCTAATTTCAGGTGATGTAGTTGAAACAAAGAAAATGATTTTAGTGAAGTGA
- a CDS encoding choice-of-anchor D domain-containing protein → MKLKFSYFVILLIFFSAGISSQTLVSTYNFAGTTVYNGFWGITQINDTLRIGSSSNGKIYTISKTGIIRDSLTTPFSFNNGLAYDGSGYWIARNASGTNSRIIKVNSAGSPVDTIRITSLYGNTTIGIGGIAMDGPNHLWAAIYYPDFASYPFAYAYKFDLGTKTIVDSIPLRGKQVQGITVKGDTILYVTDNFQSDAERIYAYRKAVGDTIFSFAAPDPDGDCDPRGLFWDGSNLWLMAYRVGNNVSQYRTLYKYLLNGQGSPSISTNVTSVNFGNVLVGSTGNQPLTILNTGTGKLIISAFNFTNPRFSISPNIVPDTIQPGSSKNYSLGFTPLVYDTLSGVLNIQSNDLANPTKSVNLFGKGVFNGAYIGISSSNFNFNSKRVNSLTGFTFNITNQGSAPLTITGCNFSTSRYRFDTTNARFPITIDTQRTKTFRIWFNPNAPGSFSDSAIFQTNAVNNSSAKIILAGTGIDVPPVLGDIVWESVIPDNPLTTADDVQPKSLKQIPDVNGDGVADMICATENYWTICYNGNSYGTADTLWKFNSCFGTNNTGSVDWEDAMQIMDDLNGDGIKEVVIGCGGGNEEVYVLSGGTGRVIWEYAGPNTNYDGDIMGLRIDRDFNGDGRKDILISASGEGSTNPGRHSAICLNALNGQVLWTNIVNSEFTYDVVTTTIGGAIAFTNNGGPYGIIGLNSTGGNAWNYPIPGSLNAVWSMREVADINADGNSDIVSLYGFNGTVVALSGSSGSELWTVNMGSGNNGTVELLDDLDLNGFKDITCSGPQTAFRIDSKTGQQMWTQSFGASYIRDAGILGDITSDTVAEVLYSTQAPGKVFVLNGKTGSILFSYEFGSSLTYRADRVAALNSVDGNQWNEFVSVCRDGRIKCFNGGPGEVIGITNLNTNIPEKFALYQNYPNPFNPETNIKFEVPRTANIKIAVYDMLGREVDILVNGKMDAGTYNASWNAMPYSSGVYFYRLTSDDFVSVKKMIVIK, encoded by the coding sequence ATGAAACTCAAATTTTCATATTTCGTCATACTCTTGATATTTTTCTCTGCAGGAATCTCTTCGCAAACACTGGTTTCAACATATAATTTTGCCGGTACAACTGTTTATAACGGCTTCTGGGGTATTACACAGATCAACGATACTTTAAGAATAGGCTCAAGCAGCAACGGTAAAATTTATACAATTTCCAAAACCGGTATTATAAGGGATAGCTTAACAACTCCCTTCAGCTTCAATAACGGACTTGCCTACGATGGCTCGGGTTACTGGATAGCGCGTAATGCATCCGGAACAAACTCAAGGATAATCAAAGTTAATTCAGCCGGCAGTCCGGTTGATACCATTCGTATAACTTCGTTATACGGTAATACTACTATTGGTATTGGCGGTATCGCAATGGATGGTCCTAATCATTTATGGGCTGCAATTTATTATCCTGATTTTGCTTCATACCCGTTCGCATATGCTTATAAGTTCGATCTCGGTACAAAAACTATTGTTGATTCAATTCCGCTTCGCGGTAAACAGGTACAGGGTATTACGGTAAAAGGTGATACTATACTTTATGTTACTGATAATTTCCAAAGCGATGCTGAGCGTATTTACGCTTACCGCAAAGCTGTTGGTGATACAATTTTTTCATTTGCAGCACCTGATCCGGATGGTGACTGTGACCCGCGCGGCTTGTTTTGGGATGGCTCAAACCTGTGGCTGATGGCATACAGGGTTGGCAACAATGTTTCTCAGTACCGCACACTTTATAAATACCTTTTGAACGGCCAGGGCAGTCCTTCAATTTCAACCAATGTAACCTCGGTTAACTTCGGTAACGTGCTTGTTGGCTCAACCGGAAACCAGCCGCTGACTATTTTGAATACAGGTACTGGCAAGCTGATAATAAGCGCATTCAATTTCACAAATCCAAGATTTTCAATTTCACCAAATATTGTGCCTGATACTATTCAACCGGGCAGTTCTAAGAATTATTCACTCGGGTTTACCCCGCTTGTTTACGATACCCTAAGCGGTGTACTTAATATCCAAAGCAATGATCTTGCAAATCCTACCAAATCAGTAAACCTCTTTGGTAAAGGAGTTTTTAACGGCGCATACATTGGTATTTCTTCATCAAATTTTAATTTTAACTCTAAGCGTGTTAATTCTCTCACCGGATTTACATTCAACATTACAAACCAGGGCTCAGCCCCGCTTACAATTACAGGGTGCAATTTTTCAACGTCACGCTACAGGTTTGATACAACCAATGCAAGGTTTCCTATTACAATTGATACACAAAGAACAAAAACGTTCAGGATTTGGTTCAATCCGAATGCTCCCGGTTCTTTCAGTGATTCGGCAATATTCCAGACAAATGCTGTGAATAATTCTTCGGCAAAAATAATTCTTGCCGGAACCGGTATAGACGTTCCCCCGGTACTTGGTGATATTGTTTGGGAAAGCGTGATACCTGATAACCCGCTAACAACCGCTGATGATGTACAGCCAAAATCACTGAAGCAGATACCTGATGTGAACGGTGATGGCGTTGCTGATATGATATGCGCAACAGAAAACTACTGGACTATCTGCTACAACGGAAATTCCTACGGAACTGCCGATACTTTATGGAAATTCAATTCATGCTTCGGCACAAATAATACCGGTTCAGTTGACTGGGAAGACGCTATGCAGATAATGGATGACTTGAACGGAGATGGCATCAAAGAAGTTGTTATTGGCTGCGGCGGCGGTAATGAGGAAGTTTATGTGCTGAGCGGCGGAACGGGAAGGGTTATTTGGGAATATGCAGGACCAAATACGAATTATGATGGCGATATAATGGGACTAAGAATTGACCGTGATTTTAACGGCGACGGCAGAAAAGATATTTTAATTTCTGCAAGCGGTGAAGGCTCAACTAACCCGGGCAGACACTCCGCAATTTGCCTGAATGCGCTTAACGGCCAGGTTTTATGGACTAATATTGTAAACTCTGAGTTCACATATGATGTTGTAACAACAACTATCGGCGGCGCTATTGCATTTACAAATAACGGGGGACCCTATGGAATTATCGGGCTTAACAGCACAGGCGGCAATGCGTGGAACTATCCGATACCCGGTTCGCTGAATGCTGTATGGAGCATGAGGGAAGTTGCTGATATTAATGCAGACGGTAACAGTGATATAGTCAGCCTGTACGGCTTTAACGGAACAGTAGTTGCTTTATCAGGCAGTTCAGGTTCAGAGCTGTGGACAGTTAACATGGGCTCAGGCAATAACGGTACTGTTGAATTGCTTGATGACCTGGACCTCAACGGTTTTAAAGATATCACCTGCTCCGGTCCGCAGACTGCGTTCCGTATCGATTCCAAAACAGGGCAGCAGATGTGGACACAGTCGTTCGGCGCATCGTATATCAGGGATGCCGGCATCCTTGGTGATATTACAAGCGATACAGTTGCTGAAGTACTGTATTCAACCCAGGCTCCCGGAAAAGTATTTGTGCTCAATGGTAAAACCGGTTCTATACTTTTCAGCTATGAGTTCGGTTCATCGCTCACCTACAGGGCTGATAGGGTCGCAGCGCTTAACAGCGTTGATGGCAACCAGTGGAATGAATTTGTTTCAGTCTGCCGCGATGGCAGGATAAAATGTTTCAACGGCGGACCCGGTGAAGTTATCGGCATAACTAATCTGAACACCAACATTCCTGAAAAATTTGCGTTATACCAGAACTATCCGAATCCGTTTAACCCTGAAACGAACATTAAGTTCGAAGTTCCAAGGACAGCTAATATTAAAATAGCAGTATATGATATGCTTGGCAGGGAAGTTGATATACTTGTGAATGGCAAAATGGATGCGGGAACTTATAATGCATCGTGGAATGCAATGCCTTACTCCAGCGGTGTCTATTTCTACCGCCTCACATCAGATGATTTTGTAAGTGTGAAGAAGATGATAGTGATAAAGTAA